One Alicyclobacillus acidoterrestris DNA window includes the following coding sequences:
- a CDS encoding prepilin-type N-terminal cleavage/methylation domain-containing protein — translation MKRLQMWLQRLNEEKGVTLIELLAVVVILAIIAAVAIPVIMGQINKSKINTDKDNEKIIIDALQRADFDYESTQSGDGTMTLSSGTLAPNETGTNVNVTFGGGDPENMYDLLVKGITGQTTGGYLDEVPKAQTGTDGDWTITTSDESSNSDAASFSFGGGTTYYIYPDGTGSTSSGS, via the coding sequence GTGAAAAGGCTGCAAATGTGGTTGCAGCGGCTAAACGAGGAAAAGGGTGTCACACTGATTGAGTTGTTGGCTGTGGTCGTCATTCTCGCGATTATTGCGGCCGTGGCCATTCCCGTCATTATGGGACAGATTAATAAGTCTAAAATCAATACGGACAAGGATAATGAGAAGATTATTATCGATGCGTTGCAGCGTGCGGACTTTGATTACGAGAGTACGCAAAGTGGCGATGGGACGATGACGTTAAGCTCTGGTACGCTAGCACCAAACGAGACTGGTACAAATGTGAATGTTACATTTGGTGGCGGTGACCCGGAAAATATGTATGATCTTTTGGTGAAGGGGATTACTGGACAGACAACAGGTGGTTATCTAGACGAGGTTCCGAAGGCGCAAACGGGCACGGACGGAGACTGGACAATCACCACCTCAGATGAGTCTAGCAACTCAGATGCCGCGTCGTTTTCATTCGGAGGCGGCACTACGTACTATATCTATCCAGACGGAACGGGCTCCACGAGTTCAGGAAGTTAA
- a CDS encoding prepilin-type N-terminal cleavage/methylation domain-containing protein, which yields MKVLSMRTREHNSQAHSKANSSGDSDGGFTLIEVLASVAILALLLTAVLAAIQSVQKGTLATTQYDHALGYATEIAESLRETYGTSAVDQVKNTIPLRLVGNELTNSSTSSPIVFNIQLTADAGQSVGTATSSGQIGSTGYTYDVTYTASGAQGSQLTRNFTITVTDPDGRKATVQAPAYQLS from the coding sequence ATGAAGGTACTCAGTATGCGAACGCGTGAACATAACAGCCAAGCGCATTCCAAAGCGAATTCCAGTGGCGATTCGGACGGTGGATTTACGCTCATCGAGGTCCTGGCTTCGGTTGCGATTCTGGCGTTGCTCCTGACAGCCGTTCTCGCGGCCATCCAGTCGGTTCAAAAGGGCACACTGGCGACAACACAGTACGATCACGCCCTGGGCTACGCCACCGAGATCGCCGAGTCGCTGCGTGAAACGTATGGAACAAGCGCGGTTGACCAGGTCAAAAACACGATTCCATTGAGGCTTGTCGGCAACGAACTGACCAATTCGAGTACGTCGTCACCTATCGTGTTCAACATTCAACTCACCGCAGATGCGGGACAGAGTGTCGGTACAGCTACGAGTTCCGGACAGATTGGCAGTACGGGATACACATACGATGTCACGTACACGGCTAGTGGTGCGCAGGGCAGTCAGCTGACACGCAACTTTACCATTACCGTCACAGACCCGGATGGTCGCAAGGCCACTGTCCAGGCACCTGCGTATCAACTGTCGTAG
- a CDS encoding type II secretion system protein yields MRQWQRLRQENQGVTLIELLAAIVISTIVGAVILAVLWPSAERAISLIGYNAAERKVLLTNQLLNTELHKAHYVQIQYQEAPTKQVVLWLYDQNSTMVPANATGNIPWLYNTNAVVTNDTGNSANQSLALANPHRFGALVFTQLPDGTYSVAFTTNVPETSPTACGTTIDPATLQPPNANFYQNGLQVTWDFPQFIGDAGFPFDASYQCEFVNSFIIRLATTYQTAGGKSATFVLTAGYHDAEQR; encoded by the coding sequence ATGCGTCAATGGCAGCGCCTACGGCAGGAAAACCAGGGTGTTACGTTAATCGAACTCCTTGCCGCTATCGTCATTTCGACCATTGTCGGCGCAGTGATATTGGCAGTGCTGTGGCCTTCTGCAGAGCGGGCTATCAGTCTCATTGGTTACAACGCCGCTGAGCGAAAAGTCTTACTGACCAATCAATTATTGAATACAGAGCTTCACAAGGCGCACTATGTTCAAATTCAGTATCAAGAGGCCCCTACGAAGCAGGTCGTGTTGTGGCTGTATGACCAAAATTCGACCATGGTGCCGGCGAACGCCACAGGAAATATTCCGTGGTTGTACAACACGAACGCTGTGGTGACCAACGATACAGGGAATTCGGCGAATCAGTCGTTGGCCTTGGCCAATCCGCATCGGTTTGGGGCACTGGTGTTTACGCAACTTCCCGATGGCACATACAGCGTCGCCTTCACAACGAATGTACCGGAGACGTCTCCGACGGCGTGTGGTACGACGATAGATCCCGCAACACTCCAACCGCCAAACGCCAACTTTTATCAGAACGGCCTGCAGGTGACGTGGGATTTCCCGCAATTCATCGGCGACGCCGGGTTTCCGTTTGATGCTTCCTATCAATGTGAGTTTGTCAATAGTTTTATCATTCGATTGGCCACGACCTATCAGACGGCGGGCGGCAAATCAGCGACGTTTGTGTTGACAGCCGGTTACCATGACGCAGAGCAGCGGTGA
- a CDS encoding polymer-forming cytoskeletal protein, with product MRRKRNQGEEGYTLLWVLMLGVVMVTLVSAAMFASSYVMGTGVHGLQTETVGHLTSDTEIQNDLSNIEQIITDTATKEQSELTDADGVSKVTGDAAQQLDAQGYTATITDSYTDSSGTIHEVVRVSKGGSSITLDVTFQSSGSGSTTSTVPVRQTQNPYPYSQYSSEYVADGNATTQAQVDAAEETKAGGPYIVIHSSTPGGNPTDLNLNSGTMTYGDAAGDMKELVTGNVVANSGATLTVHGSLDATNVTLNSGGTATIDGDVIANTVTVNGKLTISGQLSCQTLNINSGSQLQVGSLADGTALSVNTGFTIEQNASIQGGVTVNSNGNLTIDGSLIETGPVTVNSGATLHVKGDAVVASTMVNGTSKKDGWVLMNSQSSLLIDGNLCVDQYLYQNSGTTVKVQKEAAIALGTRGNGGSFSANPYVQSASCPVSSQPGGSGYTLKSITEI from the coding sequence GTGCGGAGAAAGCGAAATCAGGGTGAGGAAGGCTACACACTTCTTTGGGTGCTGATGCTCGGCGTCGTCATGGTGACCCTTGTCAGTGCGGCGATGTTTGCGTCGTCTTACGTGATGGGCACCGGGGTGCACGGGTTGCAGACGGAGACGGTCGGGCACCTGACAAGTGACACGGAGATTCAGAATGACTTGTCGAACATCGAGCAGATCATTACCGACACAGCGACCAAGGAGCAGTCGGAACTGACGGACGCCGACGGGGTGTCGAAAGTTACAGGGGACGCCGCGCAACAATTGGACGCACAGGGCTATACGGCGACGATTACGGATTCGTACACCGATTCGAGTGGCACGATTCATGAGGTTGTGCGGGTGTCGAAGGGCGGATCGTCGATTACACTCGACGTCACCTTCCAGTCATCTGGTTCTGGTTCCACCACTTCTACCGTGCCTGTGCGACAGACGCAGAATCCGTATCCCTACAGCCAGTATTCGAGTGAGTACGTAGCGGATGGCAACGCGACCACCCAAGCCCAAGTCGATGCCGCTGAGGAGACGAAGGCGGGGGGGCCTTATATCGTGATCCACTCCAGTACACCGGGCGGCAATCCGACGGATTTGAACTTGAACAGCGGCACCATGACCTATGGCGACGCCGCGGGGGATATGAAGGAGTTGGTCACGGGCAATGTCGTTGCGAACAGTGGGGCGACGTTGACGGTCCACGGATCGCTTGACGCGACGAATGTCACGTTGAACTCTGGCGGGACGGCGACGATTGACGGCGATGTGATTGCCAACACGGTGACGGTGAACGGGAAGTTGACCATTTCTGGGCAATTGTCTTGTCAAACGTTGAATATTAACAGCGGATCGCAACTGCAGGTAGGAAGTTTGGCGGATGGAACCGCGCTCTCGGTCAATACAGGCTTTACAATTGAGCAGAATGCGAGCATCCAAGGCGGCGTCACGGTGAATAGCAACGGCAATTTGACGATAGATGGTAGTCTGATAGAAACAGGGCCAGTGACTGTGAACTCGGGTGCGACCTTGCATGTCAAAGGGGATGCAGTCGTGGCATCGACCATGGTCAACGGGACGAGTAAGAAAGATGGATGGGTCCTGATGAATAGCCAGAGTTCCCTATTGATTGATGGGAACTTGTGTGTGGACCAGTACCTCTATCAAAATTCGGGCACGACGGTCAAAGTCCAGAAAGAGGCGGCGATTGCGTTGGGTACCCGCGGGAATGGTGGTTCTTTTTCGGCGAATCCGTATGTTCAATCCGCCAGTTGCCCCGTGTCGTCGCAGCCTGGTGGTAGTGGATATACACTCAAGTCGATAACGGAGATTTAG
- the pilM gene encoding type IV pilus biogenesis protein PilM: protein MARGQGTSRIGLDIGLDAIRVVELQVGQTLRLQQMSEQPVEAGVFHGGDDVDWIRLEQLIDHALHGYKLRGKRVHVSIPSVYTVIRQLTLPNFTDEELREVIEFELTNTIHLPFAEVVFDFVRCPASTDQGEGDNVSVILIAADGAFIRPLVERLRKRKIKVASIDIRPLAKFRVLLRVVELPETFILTEMDTHGTSVHVFHDGLLYLTREVPVILGDKTDSPLEGGFGEGVDDSAAGATAMAATDELSLPATAPARVHPSLEVLSLSDYVGRIASELERTMNFFQYTLNQRSAQFQEIIMTGSHLLNPHQQANITDRTGVLVRTLSFQDVIQTNFIAGRRGRLIAGDGSVSVDYTAAIGLAMREE from the coding sequence ATGGCGCGGGGACAGGGCACCAGTAGGATTGGACTAGATATTGGATTGGATGCCATTCGCGTGGTGGAACTCCAGGTGGGGCAGACGCTGCGGTTGCAGCAGATGAGTGAGCAACCCGTGGAAGCGGGCGTCTTCCACGGCGGTGACGATGTCGATTGGATCCGCCTTGAACAACTCATCGACCACGCGCTTCACGGTTACAAGCTGAGGGGCAAGCGCGTGCACGTGTCCATCCCCAGTGTGTACACTGTGATTCGACAACTCACGCTTCCCAACTTCACAGACGAGGAGTTGCGGGAGGTTATCGAGTTTGAATTGACCAACACGATTCACTTGCCGTTTGCCGAGGTGGTATTTGATTTTGTTCGATGCCCTGCCTCAACGGATCAGGGTGAGGGCGACAACGTGAGTGTGATTTTGATAGCAGCCGATGGCGCCTTTATTCGCCCGCTCGTGGAGCGGTTGCGCAAGCGAAAAATCAAAGTAGCGTCGATTGATATTCGCCCCTTGGCCAAGTTTCGCGTATTGCTGCGGGTGGTTGAATTGCCGGAGACGTTCATTTTGACGGAGATGGATACTCACGGCACAAGTGTCCACGTATTTCACGATGGATTGCTCTATTTGACGAGAGAAGTTCCCGTGATTCTAGGCGACAAAACAGATAGTCCGCTTGAAGGCGGGTTTGGCGAAGGCGTCGACGATAGCGCTGCGGGCGCTACGGCGATGGCCGCCACTGACGAACTATCGCTGCCTGCCACTGCGCCCGCGCGCGTGCATCCGTCGCTTGAAGTCTTGTCTTTGTCGGATTATGTGGGGCGGATTGCGTCCGAGTTGGAACGCACCATGAATTTCTTTCAGTACACGCTCAATCAGCGCTCGGCACAATTTCAGGAGATTATCATGACGGGCAGTCACTTGTTAAATCCGCACCAGCAGGCAAACATCACGGATCGGACGGGCGTCCTTGTGCGGACGCTGTCGTTTCAGGATGTGATTCAAACCAACTTCATCGCTGGGCGACGCGGGCGCTTGATTGCGGGTGATGGTTCCGTTTCGGTCGATTACACAGCCGCCATTGGACTAGCGATGCGTGAGGAGTAA